One Acropora palmata chromosome 2, jaAcrPala1.3, whole genome shotgun sequence genomic window carries:
- the LOC141874654 gene encoding uncharacterized protein LOC141874654 yields MLVLTCLLPTVISCSISQDFLKVMVENKFKPISPVRRTAVTKKLNVWWTSFPPFVMQSLNSSENQTNGTDATAYEIRGIFPDILELAFDTCYPFHEEGKPSITFEQLPVHNQSAVLLEEIRSGEDFLLIPVQSDDNDTYKGFFTFLKLLESPGTILIKREEDRSITFKVQMWNTAILNCWPIIALTVSLSFVAGIAVWALEAKENSKEFRSPFCSGVFDGFWWAFVTMSTVGYGDKTPKSFISRLFSVIWIMTGITVCSLLTATLSSALTNEQVDYYGVLSGKKIGVVRNSIAVQKAVSLGAKTEVFEHIDEVRNALVSKSVDGMLEEIYTAMEFLETNENSSLSIAHFYEEKRGFGLAVTPDFEGKLPWDCLKFVALVMKHNITVYTKHIHRFQDGRDETSSEETQETNNRNWQHFVKTVVCFTGIILVLLSFAVTRQCLRGPWVNRKMKDIEMGQQRTEISAQTSQWSWHETPV; encoded by the exons ATGTTGGTACTTACTTGCCTGTTGCCAACCGTTATTTCTTGCAGCATTTCGCAAGATTTTTTGAAAGTAATggttgaaaacaaattcaagCCCATCAGTCCAGTTCGGCGGACAGCTGTGACAAAAAAGCTGAACGTATGGTGGACATCATTTCCCCCATTTGTCATGCAGAGCTTGAACTCCAGTGAAAACCAAACCAATGGAACAGATGCAACTGCTTATGAAATAAGAGGCATTTTTCCCGACATTTTGGAGCTCGCCTTCGACACATGTTATCCCTTCCACGAAGAAGGCAAACCTAGTATTACTTTCGAACAGCTACCGGTTCATAATCAGTCCGCAGTTTTGCTCGAAGAAATCAGGAGCGGAGAAGATTTCCTTTTAATTCCTGTGCAGAGCGACGATAACGATACATACAAAGGGTTTTTTACCTTCCTTAAATTGCTCGAGTCTCCTGGCACAATTCTCATCAAGAGAGAAGAAGACCGCTCCATTACCTTCAAAGTTCAGATGTGGAACACCGCCATTCTCAACTGTTGGCCGATTATTGCTTTGACCGTTTCGTTGTCATTTGTTGCGGGGATAGCTGTCTGGGCTTTG GAAGCCAAGGAAAACAGCAAGGAGTTTAGAAGCCCATTTTGTTCCGGAGTTTTTGACGGATTCTGGTGGGCCTTCGTTACCATGTCAACCGTCGG ATACGGTGACAAGACTCCCAAGTCGTTCATTTCGCGGTTGTTCTCTGTTATATGGATCATGACTGGGATTACTGTTTGTTCATTGCTGACGGCAACACTATCCAGTGCCCTCACAAACGAACAAGTCGATTATTATGGCGTCCTCTCTGGAAAGAAG ATCGGAGTCGTCAGAAACAGCATTGCTGTACAGAAAGCAGTCAGCCTTGGTGCCAAAACAGAAG tctttgaacaTATTGATGAAGTACGCAATGCTCTGGTCTCCAAATCTGTAGATGGAATGCTCGAAGAGATTTATACAGCAATGGAATTTCTAGAGACAAACGAAAATTCGTCGCTTTCCATCGCTCATTTCTACGAAGAAAAGCGTGGATTTGGATTGGCGGTCACACCAGACTTTGAGGGGAAATTGCCATGGGATTGCCTGAAATTCGTTGCTTTAGTCATGAAACACAACATTACAGTCTACACGAAACACATTCACAGATTTCAG GATGGAAGAGACGAAACTTCGTCCGAAGAGACCCAAGAAACTAACAATCGGAACTGGCAACATTTTGTTAAAACCGTAGTATGCTTCACTGGAATCATCCTCGTGCTCCTTTCTTTCGCTGTGACGAGGCAGTGTTTAAGGGGTCCTTGGGTGAACAGAAAAATGAAGGATATTGAAATGGGTCAACAGCGAA CAGAAATCTCAGCCCAAACTTCGCAGTGGTCATGGCACGAAA CGCCTGTATAG
- the LOC141875096 gene encoding uncharacterized protein LOC141875096: MASNFLELATTLKYLGAKWLPGKKVNFMPCTKLLGLTIANDLSWNDHVTEITKKASKRLYFLTQSKRAGVPKQDLALFYVSCVRSVIDYAAPVFFNGLPQYLKKELVRLEKRAVSVITSGKCNSAIEVGLTPILEHYYVLCRRLFENIVSDPNHKLKALLPPDYDNSRYNLRLQRHFNMPKLCTNRTNNTFIYAMSKQFGL, translated from the coding sequence atttaggaGCCAAGTGGCTACCgggaaaaaaagttaattttatgCCCTGTACAAAGCTACTAGGCCTTACAATAGCGAACGATCTATCATGGAATGACCATGTAACTGAAATAACTAAAAAGGCTAGCAAGAGACTCTATTTCCTAACTCAGTCAAAGAGAGCGGGAGTTCCGAAACAAGATCTAGCACTGTTCTACGTATCGTGCGTGAGATCTGTTATTGATTATGCAGCACCTGTCTTTTTCAACGGTCTCCCCCAGTACTTAAAGAAAGAGCTGGTACGGCTCGAGAAAAGAGCAGTATCAGTAATAACCTCAGGAAAATGCAATTCGGCAATAGAAGTGGGGTTAACACCCATTTTGGAGCATTATTACGTATTATGTAGAAggctttttgaaaacattgtcAGTGATCCAAACCATAAATTGAAGGCGCTCCTTCCACCAGACTATGACAATTCACGTTATAACTTAAGACTACAGCGTCATTTTAATATGCCAAAGCTTTGTACGAACAGAACAAATAACACTTTTATATATGCGATGTCGAAACAGTTCGGGCTGTAG